The following coding sequences lie in one Paramisgurnus dabryanus chromosome 16, PD_genome_1.1, whole genome shotgun sequence genomic window:
- the magt1 gene encoding dolichyl-diphosphooligosaccharide--protein glycosyltransferase subunit MAGT1: MFSKLFIVVFLAFILHSTPSDGQKKKETLLSEKVAQMMEWTGKRAVVRLNGDKFRRLVRAPPRNYSVIIMFTALQPQRQCAVCRQADEEYQILANSWRYSNSFTNRIFFAMVDFDEGSDVFQMLNMNSAPTFINFPAKGKPKRADTYDLQVRGFAAEQLARWVADRTDVHIRVIRPPNYAGPLMLGLLLAVIGSLAYLRRNNLEFLFNKNVWAFSALCFVLIMTSGQMWNHIRGPPYAHKNPNTGQVSYVHGSSQAQFVAETHIVLLFNAAVTLGMVLLHEAATSDLDIGKRKIMCVVGIGLVVLFFSWLLSVFKAKYHGYPYSFLFS; this comes from the exons ATGTTTTCTAAACTTTTCATAGTTGTTTTTCTCGCTTTTATTTTACACAGCACACCATCAGATGGCCAGAAAAAGAAGGAG ACTTTGCTGTCGGAGAAGGTCGCTCAGATGATGGAGTGGACCGGTAAACGTGCAGTGGTCAGACTGAATGGAGATAAGTTCAGGAGATTGGTCAGAGCTCCACCGCGGAACTACTCAGTTATTATCATGTTTACAGCACTGCAGCCACAGAGACAGTGTGCAGTCTGTCG ACAGGCGGATGAAGAGTACCAGATTCTTGCAAACTCGTGGAGATATTCGAACTCATTTACCAACAGGATTTTCTTTGCAATGGTGGATTTTGATGAAGGATCTGATGTTTTTCAGATG CTCAACATGAACTCGGCTCCGACATTCATCAACTTTCCAGCTAAAGGCAAACCCAAGCGAGCGGATACGTATGACCTGCAGGTTCGGGGCTTTGCAGCGGAGCAGCTTGCTCGATGGGTGGCGGACCGAACAGATGTTCAT ATCCGAGTCATCAGACCTCCTAACTACGCCGGACCGCTGATGCTGGGATTGCTGCTGGCTGTCATAGGAAGTCTGGCTTACTTGCGCCGCAATAACCTCGAGTTTCTTTTCAATAAGAACGTCTGGGCTTTCTCTGCATTG tgttttgttttgatcatgACATCGGGCCAAATGTGGAACCACATTCGAGGTCCTCCATACGCTCACAAGAACCCAAACACTGGTCAAGTG AGTTACGTCCACGGAAGCAGTCAGGCTCAGTTTGTGGCAGAAACCCACATTGTTCTTCTCTTCA ATGCGGCCGTGACTTTAGGAATGGTTCTGCTTCATGAGGCCGCGACCTCTGACCTTGACATCGGGAAGAGGAAAA TTATGTGTGTGGTGGGAATTGGACTAGTGGTGCTGTTCTTCAGCTGGCTGCTGTCAGTGTTTAAAGCCAAATATCATGGATATCCTTACAG ctttTTGTTCAGCTAA